Proteins from one Sylvia atricapilla isolate bSylAtr1 chromosome 1, bSylAtr1.pri, whole genome shotgun sequence genomic window:
- the PSMG2 gene encoding proteasome assembly chaperone 2 encodes MFIPCDRGGDSAGPDFKGFTLLMPAVSVGNVGQLAIDLVISTLDMTKVGYFYTDCLVPMVGNNPYATAEENSTELSINAEVYSLPSKKLAVLQIRSPFIKNKYRPFCETLLSWVKSIKCARVVLLSSSHAYQRDDEQLLGTPLRYLLTPDLEKAVGGRMKELNWKEMEKVAAYPGISDTDKVLHIPGGGITKLLFTESCSEGIQMAVLLKFCSEGDNIPDAFVLVNYLNEWLQLIKSESNNSTDPSSQWKIPSSWRLLFGNGLPPALF; translated from the exons ATGTTCATTCCATGCGACCGCGGCGGGGACTCCGCCGGCCCCGACTTTAAAGGCTTCACTCTGCTCATG CCAGCAGTGTCCGTGGGAAATGTCGGTCAGCTGGCAATAGACCTGGTGATTTCCACACTTGACATGACTAAAGTTGGTTACTTCTACACCGACTGCCTGGTGCCAATGGTTGGAAATAACCCATATGcaacagcagaggaaaactcAACGGAGCTGAGTATAAATGCTGAAG TGTATTCGTTACCTTCAAAGAAACTTGCAGTTCTGCAGATCAGGTCACCTTTTATAAAG AACAAGTACAGGCCATTCTGTGAAACTCTGCTTTCCTGGGTGAAGAGCATCAAATGTGCCAGGGTTGTCCTTCTGTCCAGCAGCCACGCGTACCAGCGTGATGATGAGCAGCTTCTGGG GACACCACTGCGCTACCTGCTCACACCTGATCTGGAGAAAGCAGTTGGAGGCCGCATGAAGGAGCTAAactggaaagaaatggaaaaagtagCAGCTTACCCTGGAATAAGTGATACAGACAAAGTTCTGCATATACCTGGAGGTGGCATCACAAAACTCTTATTTACTGAGAG CTGTTCAGAGGGAATCCAAATGGCAGTTCTTCTGAAATTTTGCTCAGAAGGAGACAACATCCCTGATGCATTTGTTCTTGTTAACTATCTTAATGAATGGCTCCAGCTAATTAAAAGTGAA AGCAACAATTCCACAGATCCTTCTTCACAGTGGAAGATACCGAGTTCTTGGCGCTTACTGTTTGGGAATGGTCTCCCACCTGCCCTCTTCTGA
- the CEP76 gene encoding centrosomal protein of 76 kDa isoform X2, translating to MSLPPEKASELKEIIHRQLLKMDVHGRIREVLAETVREELAPEHQQLSTEDLIKALRQRGIIDDVMKELKFVSDVNETERTSAPKPSTHFVEREPPVLKKTNIDPTRRYLYLQVLGGKAFLEHLQEPEPLPGQICSTFTLCLHFRNQRFRSKPVPCACEPDFQDGFLLEIHKDSLGDGSKMVDATTMLSICDPVHMVLIKTDTFGETTLVASYFLEWRSVLAAENGITNVAVELLGVGTESKVSVGVLNIRLEMYPQLNKTLSSEITSTQFTLERQKTAEKERLFLVYAKQWWREYLQIRPTHNARLVKIFAQGDCEDHANLLCSLLLGFGLEAFVCVGTKAKGVPHTWVMTCGSDETITFWESLTGHRYLHRPVNPDDPPLAEQPKPLYPYRTIGCIFNHQKFFGNCQPSDAVEVCVFDLHDESKWKPMSGEAIKSVCPPGSTSSVPPFPPLCASTIDAAVTSNEIEVQLRILVSEHRKDLGLSTVWDDQLSYLLSPALAAYELERTTGVSAGNEEFQDAVRRAVPDGHTFKGFPIHFVHRNARRAFATCLRSPFCEEIICCRGDQVRLAVRVRVFTYPESACAVWIMFACKYRSVL from the exons ATGTCGCTGCCGCCGGAGAAAGCCTCGGAGCTGAAGGAGATCATCCACCGGCAGCTGCTCAAG ATGGATGTCCATGGGAGGATACGAGAAGTTCTTGCTGAGACTGTACGAGAAGAGCTGGCACCTGAGCATCAGCAGTTGTCCACAGAAGATCTGATAAAAGCCCTAAGACAGAGGGGAATCATTGATGATGTTATGAAGGAACTTAAATTTGTAAGT GACGTGAACGAAACAGAGAGGACTTCAGCTCCCAAACCATCAACACATTTTGTCGAAAGAGAACCAccagttctgaaaaaaa CTAACATTGACCCAACACGGAGGTATCTTTACCTTCAGGTTTTGGgtggaaaagcttttctggaaCATCTTCAGGAACCAGAGCCTCTGCCTGGCCAGATCTGTTCTACCTTCACTCTGTGTTTACATTTTCGAAACCAGCGCTTCCGTTCCAAGCCTGTCCCTTGTGCCTGTGAGCCAGATTTTCAGGATGGTTTTCTACTTGAAATACACAAGGATAGCCTCG GTGACGGAAGTAAGATGGTGGATGCAACCACTATGTTATCTATATGTGACCCAGTGCATATGGTTCTGATCAAAACAGACACGTTTGGTGAGACCACACTGGTAGCATCCTATTTCTTGGAGTGGAGGTCTGTCTTGGCTGCAGAGAACGGCATCACAAATGTTGCTGTGGAACTCCTGGGTGTAG gtACAGAATCAAAGGTTTCTGTTGGTGTTTTAAACATCAGACTGGAAATGTATCCACAGCTTAATAAGAcactttcttcagaaataacTAGTACTCAA TTCACTTTGGAAcggcagaaaacagcagaaaaagaacGTTTATTTCTTGTGTATGCAAAGCAGTGGTGGAGGGAATACCTGCAGATCAGGCCTACCCACAACGCAAGGCTGGTAAAGATCTTTGCACAG GGTGACTGTGAAGACCATGCTAACCTTCTGTGCAGTCTTCTTCTTGGGTTTGGATTGGAAGCCTTTGTGTGTGTTGGAACAAAAGCTAAAGGAGTCCCCCATACTTGGGTGATGACTTGTGGATCTGATGAAACAATTACTTTTTGGGAGAGCTTAACAGGACATAG GTACCTGCACAGACCTGTCAACCCTGATGACCCTCCCCTGGCTGAACAACCCAAGCCGCTGTATCCATATCGCACAATAGGTTGTATCTTCAACCATCAGAAGTTCTTTGGGAATTGTCAGCCCTCTGATGCCGTGGAGGTGTGTGTGTTTGACCTGCATGATGAATCCAAATGGAAGCCCATGAGTGGAGAAGCAATAAAATCTGTGTGTCCTCCTGGATCAACGTCTTCGgttcccccttttcctcctctctgtgctTCTACAATAGATGCTGCTGTAACGAGCAACGAGATAGAAGTGCAGCTGAGGATACTGGTCTCTGAACACAGAAAG GATCTTGGCCTTTCTACTGTTTGGGATGACCAGCTCTCCTatctgctgtcaccagcactaGCAGCCTATGAGCTGGAACGCACAACGGGTGTTTCTGCAGGGAATGAGGAGTTTCAGGATGCTGTAAGGAGAGCAGTACCTGATGGTCACACCTTCAAAGGGTTTCCCATCCATTTTGTGCACAGAAATGCCAGGAGAGCATTTGCCACGTGTCTTCG GTCTcctttttgtgaagaaataatCTGCTGTAGGGGAGACCAAGTGCGACTTGCAGTCCGTGTACGAGTGTTTACGTACCCTGAGTCTGCGTGTGCTGTTTGGATCATGTTTGCTTGTAAATACCGCTCtgtcctttga
- the CEP76 gene encoding centrosomal protein of 76 kDa isoform X1: protein MSLPPEKASELKEIIHRQLLKMDVHGRIREVLAETVREELAPEHQQLSTEDLIKALRQRGIIDDVMKELKFVSDVNETERTSAPKPSTHFVEREPPVLKKTNIDPTRRYLYLQVLGGKAFLEHLQEPEPLPGQICSTFTLCLHFRNQRFRSKPVPCACEPDFQDGFLLEIHKDSLGDGSKMVDATTMLSICDPVHMVLIKTDTFGETTLVASYFLEWRSVLAAENGITNVAVELLGVGTESKVSVGVLNIRLEMYPQLNKTLSSEITSTQFTLERQKTAEKERLFLVYAKQWWREYLQIRPTHNARLVKIFAQDENGVNRPVCSYVRPLRAGRLLDTPRQAARFVSVLGHERAPVIGGGRQEQWSTLLAFLCRSKGDCEDHANLLCSLLLGFGLEAFVCVGTKAKGVPHTWVMTCGSDETITFWESLTGHRYLHRPVNPDDPPLAEQPKPLYPYRTIGCIFNHQKFFGNCQPSDAVEVCVFDLHDESKWKPMSGEAIKSVCPPGSTSSVPPFPPLCASTIDAAVTSNEIEVQLRILVSEHRKDLGLSTVWDDQLSYLLSPALAAYELERTTGVSAGNEEFQDAVRRAVPDGHTFKGFPIHFVHRNARRAFATCLRSPFCEEIICCRGDQVRLAVRVRVFTYPESACAVWIMFACKYRSVL from the exons ATGTCGCTGCCGCCGGAGAAAGCCTCGGAGCTGAAGGAGATCATCCACCGGCAGCTGCTCAAG ATGGATGTCCATGGGAGGATACGAGAAGTTCTTGCTGAGACTGTACGAGAAGAGCTGGCACCTGAGCATCAGCAGTTGTCCACAGAAGATCTGATAAAAGCCCTAAGACAGAGGGGAATCATTGATGATGTTATGAAGGAACTTAAATTTGTAAGT GACGTGAACGAAACAGAGAGGACTTCAGCTCCCAAACCATCAACACATTTTGTCGAAAGAGAACCAccagttctgaaaaaaa CTAACATTGACCCAACACGGAGGTATCTTTACCTTCAGGTTTTGGgtggaaaagcttttctggaaCATCTTCAGGAACCAGAGCCTCTGCCTGGCCAGATCTGTTCTACCTTCACTCTGTGTTTACATTTTCGAAACCAGCGCTTCCGTTCCAAGCCTGTCCCTTGTGCCTGTGAGCCAGATTTTCAGGATGGTTTTCTACTTGAAATACACAAGGATAGCCTCG GTGACGGAAGTAAGATGGTGGATGCAACCACTATGTTATCTATATGTGACCCAGTGCATATGGTTCTGATCAAAACAGACACGTTTGGTGAGACCACACTGGTAGCATCCTATTTCTTGGAGTGGAGGTCTGTCTTGGCTGCAGAGAACGGCATCACAAATGTTGCTGTGGAACTCCTGGGTGTAG gtACAGAATCAAAGGTTTCTGTTGGTGTTTTAAACATCAGACTGGAAATGTATCCACAGCTTAATAAGAcactttcttcagaaataacTAGTACTCAA TTCACTTTGGAAcggcagaaaacagcagaaaaagaacGTTTATTTCTTGTGTATGCAAAGCAGTGGTGGAGGGAATACCTGCAGATCAGGCCTACCCACAACGCAAGGCTGGTAAAGATCTTTGCACAG GACGAGAACGGCGTGAACCGCCCGGTGTGCTCGTACGTGCGGCCGCTGCGGGCGGGGCGGCTGCTGGACACGCCGCGGCAGGCGGCGCGCTTCGTCAGCGTGCTGGGCCACGAGAGGGCGCCCGTCATCGGCGGCGGCCGGCAGGAGCAGTGGAGCACCCTCCTCGCCTTCCTGTGCCGGAGCAAG GGTGACTGTGAAGACCATGCTAACCTTCTGTGCAGTCTTCTTCTTGGGTTTGGATTGGAAGCCTTTGTGTGTGTTGGAACAAAAGCTAAAGGAGTCCCCCATACTTGGGTGATGACTTGTGGATCTGATGAAACAATTACTTTTTGGGAGAGCTTAACAGGACATAG GTACCTGCACAGACCTGTCAACCCTGATGACCCTCCCCTGGCTGAACAACCCAAGCCGCTGTATCCATATCGCACAATAGGTTGTATCTTCAACCATCAGAAGTTCTTTGGGAATTGTCAGCCCTCTGATGCCGTGGAGGTGTGTGTGTTTGACCTGCATGATGAATCCAAATGGAAGCCCATGAGTGGAGAAGCAATAAAATCTGTGTGTCCTCCTGGATCAACGTCTTCGgttcccccttttcctcctctctgtgctTCTACAATAGATGCTGCTGTAACGAGCAACGAGATAGAAGTGCAGCTGAGGATACTGGTCTCTGAACACAGAAAG GATCTTGGCCTTTCTACTGTTTGGGATGACCAGCTCTCCTatctgctgtcaccagcactaGCAGCCTATGAGCTGGAACGCACAACGGGTGTTTCTGCAGGGAATGAGGAGTTTCAGGATGCTGTAAGGAGAGCAGTACCTGATGGTCACACCTTCAAAGGGTTTCCCATCCATTTTGTGCACAGAAATGCCAGGAGAGCATTTGCCACGTGTCTTCG GTCTcctttttgtgaagaaataatCTGCTGTAGGGGAGACCAAGTGCGACTTGCAGTCCGTGTACGAGTGTTTACGTACCCTGAGTCTGCGTGTGCTGTTTGGATCATGTTTGCTTGTAAATACCGCTCtgtcctttga